A single genomic interval of Coccidioides posadasii str. Silveira chromosome 1, complete sequence harbors:
- a CDS encoding mitochondrial 54S ribosomal protein mL41 (EggNog:ENOG410PSKU~COG:J~BUSCO:15047at33183) yields MFKPTQCLQARLRLTTKQVGPGYYKGNRTGSMGFFGRKKGRYVIDWTKVRTYVVPEGLTEFKLTPFVTRRMEPTRSIYTKRLQLPSGKEVNAQRAYDGKDFLQEWVEENDEEVAELKRREEEFNEQSNAEKEK; encoded by the exons AAACCCACTCAATGCCTCCAGGCGCGCCTGCGTCTGACTACCAAACAAGTCGGCCCCGGCTATTACAAGGGTAACCGCACGGGGTCCATGGGCTTTTTCGGTCGGAAGAAGGGCAGATACGTGATCGATTGGACGAAAGTGCGAACATACGTTGTCCCCGAAGGCCTCACCGAATTCAAG CTTACACCTTTCGTGACCCGACGCATGGAGCCGACACGGAGTATCTACACAAAGAGGTTGCAATTGCCCAGTGGCAAAGAAGTAAATGCCCAAAGAGCATACGACGGGAAGGATTTTTTGCAAGAGTGGGTGGAAGAGAATGACGAGGAGGTTGCAGAACTCAAGCGGCGAGAGGAAGAATTCAACGAACAGTCGAATGCCGAGAAGGAGAAGTGA